The proteins below come from a single Maridesulfovibrio frigidus DSM 17176 genomic window:
- a CDS encoding transporter substrate-binding domain-containing protein, with product MKLFLIWIMTAIFIVTSPFAQISAAENFRVMLHVDSLPPYSFDKGDARTGIIKDLFAALVKDTGDTVEYVRVPFKRALYQFDEGKIDIEPMSNPIWRKSSSLKAIYSIPFAVSEEILLFNADKYFPVNSPEDLLGRTVGVISGYYYPVYTPYFADERIKPHPLRSENKLIQLLLAGRLDQALMNKDFAQYQIKTQNLAGKLMVGEPCSVLDMMIRFHPSKKNAVPRFNEAIQKLLNDGTIEQIYDRYR from the coding sequence ATGAAGCTTTTCTTGATCTGGATTATGACTGCAATTTTTATTGTTACTTCTCCGTTTGCACAAATAAGTGCTGCGGAGAATTTTCGTGTCATGCTTCACGTCGATTCTCTACCGCCGTATTCTTTTGACAAAGGTGACGCAAGGACTGGAATCATTAAAGATTTGTTCGCTGCTTTAGTTAAAGATACTGGTGATACAGTTGAATATGTTCGCGTTCCTTTTAAACGCGCGCTTTATCAATTCGATGAAGGTAAAATTGATATAGAGCCTATGTCCAATCCGATTTGGCGGAAGTCCTCATCTTTAAAAGCCATTTATAGTATTCCTTTTGCGGTATCCGAAGAGATTCTGCTGTTTAATGCGGACAAATATTTTCCAGTTAATTCACCCGAAGACTTATTAGGTAGGACCGTAGGAGTGATTAGTGGGTACTATTACCCCGTATATACACCGTATTTTGCTGATGAGCGTATTAAGCCTCATCCTCTTCGCAGTGAGAACAAACTAATTCAACTACTGCTTGCAGGGCGCCTGGATCAGGCGCTTATGAATAAGGATTTTGCTCAGTACCAAATTAAAACACAGAATCTCGCGGGGAAGTTGATGGTAGGAGAACCTTGCAGTGTTCTGGATATGATGATCCGTTTCCATCCTAGTAAAAAGAATGCGGTTCCACGCTTCAATGAGGCTATTCAAAAGTTATTAAATGATGGAACTATCGAACAAATTTATGATCGTTACCGCTAA
- the betA gene encoding choline dehydrogenase, with the protein MKKYDFIIVGGGSAGSVLANRLSTNPKNEVLVLEAGRPDYKMDFRIHMPAALTYPLAGKTYNWWYESDPEPHMKNRRVYQPRGKVLGGSSCINGMIHIRGNAMDYEKWSKDDGLENWSYADCLPYFKRFESRMAGATKYQGAVGPVYLTTPECDNPLFDAFFGAVQEAGYPLTDDVNGYQQEGFGKFDRTTYKGRRWNAARAYIHPVKNRKNLTVKCGAMATRILFEGKTAVGVEYEKGKKTVKAYAKEVISCGGSINSPQLLQLSGIGNAKELAALGIDVVHDLPGVGENLQDHLELYVQYACKKPVSMYPCLQWYNQPKIGLEWLLKGTGSAATNHFEAGGFIRSNDEVEYPNLQYHFLPVAIRYDGSAPAAGHGYQVHVGPMNTDVRGHVKIKSKDPKEYPSILFNYLSTENERKEWVQAIRKTREIMTQPAFDELRGDELAPGIQAQTDEEILDFVATEGESAYHPSCTCAMGTHDMAVTDSQLRVRGIEGLRVVDASVMPYVTNGNIYAPVMMIAEKAADMILGNDPMPREDAPYYKHTK; encoded by the coding sequence ATGAAAAAATATGATTTTATAATTGTCGGTGGTGGTTCAGCTGGATCAGTTCTAGCCAATCGTCTAAGTACTAATCCAAAGAACGAAGTACTCGTGCTTGAAGCAGGACGTCCAGATTACAAAATGGATTTTCGTATCCACATGCCTGCTGCGTTAACATACCCTCTTGCAGGAAAAACATACAACTGGTGGTATGAATCTGATCCTGAGCCACACATGAAGAATCGCCGAGTTTACCAGCCACGCGGTAAGGTTCTTGGCGGATCCAGCTGTATCAATGGAATGATCCACATTCGCGGAAATGCAATGGACTACGAAAAATGGTCCAAAGACGACGGCCTCGAGAACTGGTCTTACGCAGACTGTTTGCCTTACTTCAAAAGATTTGAATCCCGCATGGCAGGCGCTACTAAATATCAGGGTGCTGTCGGCCCAGTTTACTTGACCACCCCAGAATGTGACAATCCTCTTTTCGACGCTTTCTTTGGCGCTGTCCAAGAAGCAGGCTACCCTCTCACTGACGATGTGAACGGCTACCAGCAGGAAGGATTCGGTAAATTTGACCGTACCACATATAAAGGACGTCGCTGGAATGCAGCCCGTGCCTACATTCATCCGGTTAAGAACCGTAAAAACCTCACAGTAAAATGTGGAGCCATGGCAACACGCATTCTTTTCGAAGGAAAAACTGCCGTGGGTGTTGAATATGAAAAAGGCAAAAAGACTGTAAAAGCTTACGCCAAAGAAGTAATTTCTTGCGGTGGTTCAATCAACTCTCCTCAGCTGCTTCAACTTTCCGGTATTGGTAATGCAAAGGAACTTGCAGCATTAGGCATTGACGTTGTTCACGATCTTCCAGGCGTAGGTGAAAACCTTCAGGATCACCTTGAACTATATGTACAGTATGCCTGCAAAAAACCTGTCAGCATGTACCCATGTTTACAGTGGTACAACCAGCCTAAGATCGGCCTAGAATGGTTGCTTAAAGGAACTGGTTCCGCTGCTACCAACCATTTTGAAGCTGGTGGTTTCATCCGTAGTAATGATGAAGTGGAATACCCCAACTTGCAGTATCATTTCCTACCCGTCGCAATCCGTTACGACGGTTCAGCTCCAGCAGCAGGACACGGATATCAGGTTCACGTTGGCCCTATGAACACTGATGTTCGCGGACACGTAAAAATTAAATCCAAAGATCCTAAAGAATACCCGAGTATTCTATTCAACTACCTCTCTACAGAGAATGAACGTAAAGAATGGGTTCAGGCTATACGCAAAACCCGTGAGATTATGACTCAGCCGGCATTTGACGAACTCCGTGGAGATGAGCTGGCTCCAGGTATTCAAGCACAGACCGACGAAGAGATTCTCGATTTCGTTGCCACCGAAGGTGAATCTGCTTATCACCCAAGTTGTACATGTGCCATGGGAACCCATGACATGGCCGTTACCGACTCACAATTACGAGTTCGCGGTATAGAAGGACTTCGCGTTGTTGATGCCTCGGTCATGCCTTACGTGACCAACGGTAACATCTACGCTCCTGTCATGATGATTGCTGAAAAAGCGGCAGACATGATTCTCGGAAACGATCCGATGCCTAGAGAAGACGCCCCTTACTACAAACATACTAAATAA
- a CDS encoding class I SAM-dependent methyltransferase: MPNQISDDIKLNLLDIDRDTGISGTELELTALRLSLIHTDENNNKMISRSDLTALFEAHFKGREYSYTFRLPRWLETCDVPWCNVLRDFYKDPVTRPASLSPQQGEFIRSLIVNFNPKTVVEIGVFLGISTLWVAGALEDADQNGKLYSLDLFRDILPKPPTRTKCVIDPFTDVSERIKRAGLDDIVTFVKGDSKQIGANWKTYSTDPIDVLFIDGDHTIPGCLGDFEAFREHLNEEALIILHDIFPENCSCDGPRYLIDMLNKIGEVQIFELETSPHNFGMAVIKLKKRTKSRNTVLE, encoded by the coding sequence ATGCCCAATCAGATAAGCGATGACATAAAATTAAATCTTTTGGATATTGATCGAGATACCGGCATAAGTGGTACTGAGCTTGAACTAACAGCTCTTAGGCTTTCTCTTATCCATACAGACGAAAACAATAATAAAATGATATCACGCTCAGACCTGACTGCGCTGTTCGAAGCCCATTTTAAAGGTCGTGAGTATTCTTACACCTTCAGGCTCCCTAGGTGGCTTGAAACATGTGATGTCCCCTGGTGCAATGTTCTCCGTGATTTTTATAAAGATCCGGTAACGCGCCCTGCTTCTTTATCTCCCCAGCAAGGAGAATTCATAAGATCCTTAATCGTAAATTTCAATCCCAAAACGGTGGTTGAGATTGGTGTATTTCTCGGTATTTCAACCCTTTGGGTTGCCGGAGCACTTGAAGATGCGGATCAAAATGGAAAACTCTACTCGCTAGACTTATTTAGGGATATTCTTCCCAAGCCGCCTACAAGAACAAAATGCGTTATCGATCCGTTTACTGATGTCAGCGAAAGGATTAAGCGCGCAGGATTGGATGACATTGTAACTTTTGTAAAAGGTGATTCCAAACAAATTGGGGCCAACTGGAAGACCTATTCCACTGATCCGATTGACGTGCTTTTCATTGATGGAGATCACACAATACCCGGCTGCCTAGGAGATTTCGAAGCTTTCCGCGAGCATTTAAACGAAGAAGCACTCATCATTTTGCACGACATTTTTCCTGAAAATTGCAGCTGTGACGGACCTCGATATTTAATCGACATGTTAAATAAAATTGGGGAAGTCCAGATATTTGAACTGGAAACATCACCGCACAATTTCGGAATGGCAGTTATAAAGTTGAAAAAAAGAACTAAGTCTCGGAATACAGTCCTAGAATAA
- a CDS encoding efflux RND transporter permease subunit: MSDNLSTKNDRPTPKSLVDKVILFCLEQKLVVAMLLLLVIGGGIFVAPFDWKIEGVDRSPVPVDAIPDIGENQQIIFSKWIGRSPQDVEDQISYPLTVALLGIPGVKTVRSYSMFGFSTIYVIFNEDIDFYWSRSRLLEKLNSLPAGTLPAQVKPALGPDATALGQVYWYTIEGRDPDGNTTGGWDLDELRSIQDWYVRYALLAADGVSEVASVGGFVKEYQIDVDPNAMRSAKVTLADVYQAVKMSNLDVGARTIEINNAEYVIRGIGFIKDLKDIESSVVKVVNNIPIRISDVARVIKGPALRRGALDKGGAEVVGGVAVARYGENPLQVIENIKNKIIDISPGMPSKILPDGTESKLTIIPFYDRSGLIHETLGTLNTALTEEILITIIVVLIAVIHLKSSLLISSLLPLAVLMCFIGMRVFKVDANIVALSGIAIAIGTMVDMGIIICENILKKLEKAGEGISRLRLIYEGTTEVGSAVMTAVATTIVSFMPVFFMDGAEGKLFKPLAYTKTFALLASIVVALTVLPAMAHLLFTARKKYASGKKTYIRAAVYLFCGIVISLMVKWWVGLFFIYLAIKTVALPFVHHRGHRLIGHVENWTVITMVAWVLTNSWLPLGPEKGISINFTFVAVTIGGLMLFFEFFRRNYPRMLGWCLEHKILFLTLPSFIVTLGLTIWLGFGNITGFMPEMIRSSEAYVKVAHIFPGLGKEFMPDLDEGAFLFMPTTMPHASIGEVQDVLQKQDMMIQNIPEVEMAVGKLGRAETSLDPAPISMIETVINYKPEYLIDKSGNRLRFKFDPDQKDYFRNVAGEPVPAQDGMAYLVQGYYERDDKGNLIEDESGKPFRIWRTALNPGLNPDREAWDGITDPDDIWDEIVDAAKMPGVTSAPKLQPIAARIVMLQSGMRAPMGIKVKGPNLEVLEKVALDLEGYLKQVGSVQPEAVIADRIVGKPYLEIIIDREAIARHGIMLSQVQDVIEVAVGGKVVTTTVEGRERYPVRVRYMRELRDNIHGLGNILVSASRGEQIPLSQLAEIKYVRGPQVIKSEDTFLVGYVLFDKKPGFAEVDVVEQAQTFLDSKIKSGELIIPPGVSYEFAGSYENQIRAQKKLALILPLALLVIVLILYLQFKSLATTLMVFSGIFVAWSGGFLMVWLYGQPWFLNFSVFETPMRELFQVGPINLSVAIWVGFLALFGIASDDGVIMATYLDESKKDMRTNSIAEIRKSIIEGATRRIRPALMTSATTILALLPILTSTGRGSDIMVPMAIPSFGGMSIAILTVFVVPVLYCGVEELKFKRISK; encoded by the coding sequence ATGAGCGATAATTTATCAACTAAAAACGATAGACCAACCCCGAAATCACTGGTGGATAAGGTCATTCTGTTCTGTCTTGAACAAAAGCTTGTAGTAGCAATGCTTTTGCTTCTGGTCATTGGTGGCGGCATTTTCGTTGCGCCGTTCGACTGGAAAATTGAAGGAGTCGATCGCTCCCCCGTCCCTGTGGACGCTATCCCTGACATTGGTGAAAACCAACAGATCATTTTCAGCAAGTGGATAGGCCGCTCACCACAGGATGTTGAAGATCAGATAAGTTACCCGCTGACAGTTGCGCTGCTTGGGATACCGGGAGTTAAAACTGTACGCAGTTATTCCATGTTCGGATTCTCCACAATTTACGTAATATTTAATGAAGATATTGATTTCTACTGGTCCCGTTCAAGGTTGCTGGAAAAGCTGAACAGCCTTCCCGCAGGCACTCTTCCGGCGCAGGTTAAACCCGCCCTAGGACCCGATGCGACAGCTTTAGGACAAGTCTATTGGTATACAATAGAAGGCCGCGATCCTGACGGCAACACCACAGGAGGCTGGGATTTAGACGAACTGCGTTCCATACAGGATTGGTACGTCCGCTACGCGCTCCTTGCGGCTGACGGAGTAAGCGAAGTTGCTTCTGTTGGCGGATTTGTAAAAGAATATCAAATAGATGTAGATCCGAACGCCATGCGATCAGCTAAGGTAACACTTGCTGACGTTTATCAGGCAGTAAAAATGTCCAACCTTGATGTCGGTGCTCGCACAATTGAGATCAACAATGCCGAGTATGTTATCCGCGGGATTGGCTTCATCAAAGATTTGAAGGATATCGAAAGCTCGGTTGTTAAGGTCGTTAACAACATTCCAATCCGTATCAGTGACGTAGCCAGAGTTATCAAAGGACCTGCTCTTAGACGCGGCGCTCTCGATAAAGGCGGCGCTGAGGTTGTGGGCGGCGTGGCTGTTGCCCGTTATGGCGAAAACCCGTTGCAGGTTATCGAAAACATTAAGAATAAAATTATCGATATCAGCCCCGGTATGCCATCAAAGATTCTGCCGGATGGAACAGAATCGAAGCTCACCATAATTCCATTTTATGATCGCTCGGGCCTCATTCATGAGACACTGGGAACGCTGAACACTGCACTTACAGAAGAAATTCTGATCACCATCATTGTAGTTCTTATCGCAGTAATTCATCTTAAAAGTTCACTACTTATTTCATCACTGCTGCCACTTGCCGTGCTTATGTGCTTCATCGGAATGCGCGTATTTAAGGTAGATGCAAACATCGTAGCCTTGTCTGGAATCGCCATTGCCATTGGAACAATGGTGGATATGGGCATAATTATCTGTGAAAATATTTTGAAAAAGCTCGAAAAAGCGGGCGAAGGGATTAGTCGGCTTCGGCTGATTTATGAAGGAACTACAGAAGTCGGCAGCGCGGTCATGACCGCCGTTGCAACCACTATAGTCAGCTTTATGCCCGTATTTTTTATGGATGGCGCTGAGGGTAAGCTTTTCAAGCCGCTCGCCTACACCAAAACATTTGCACTGCTTGCTTCAATCGTCGTTGCTTTAACTGTTTTACCAGCTATGGCGCATCTTTTGTTCACAGCTCGCAAAAAATATGCGAGCGGGAAAAAGACCTACATCCGCGCTGCAGTCTACTTGTTTTGCGGAATCGTAATTTCCTTAATGGTTAAATGGTGGGTGGGACTTTTCTTCATTTATTTGGCCATTAAAACCGTTGCCCTACCCTTTGTTCACCACCGCGGACATCGACTCATCGGTCATGTGGAAAACTGGACTGTCATAACCATGGTCGCGTGGGTACTGACAAACTCATGGCTCCCGCTAGGGCCGGAAAAAGGAATAAGCATTAACTTTACTTTTGTTGCCGTTACCATCGGCGGACTTATGCTGTTCTTTGAATTTTTTCGCAGAAATTATCCTAGAATGCTCGGCTGGTGTCTTGAGCATAAAATACTGTTTCTCACGCTTCCATCCTTTATTGTCACACTTGGTCTTACCATCTGGCTTGGGTTTGGAAACATAACCGGATTTATGCCGGAAATGATTAGATCCTCGGAAGCTTACGTAAAAGTAGCTCATATTTTCCCGGGTCTGGGCAAAGAATTTATGCCCGACCTAGATGAAGGTGCATTCCTGTTTATGCCAACGACCATGCCGCATGCCTCTATTGGAGAAGTGCAGGATGTTCTGCAAAAACAGGATATGATGATCCAGAATATCCCTGAAGTTGAAATGGCTGTCGGCAAACTAGGAAGAGCTGAAACTTCACTGGACCCCGCACCTATTTCAATGATTGAGACTGTCATCAATTACAAGCCTGAGTATTTAATCGATAAATCAGGTAACAGACTGCGCTTTAAGTTTGATCCGGATCAGAAGGACTATTTCCGAAATGTAGCAGGCGAACCAGTGCCTGCCCAAGACGGCATGGCGTATCTGGTGCAGGGATATTATGAGCGTGATGATAAAGGTAATTTGATTGAAGACGAATCAGGCAAGCCCTTTAGAATATGGAGAACAGCCCTAAACCCCGGCCTTAATCCTGATCGCGAAGCTTGGGACGGAATTACCGATCCAGATGATATCTGGGATGAAATTGTTGATGCGGCAAAAATGCCCGGTGTCACTTCCGCACCAAAGCTTCAACCTATCGCAGCTAGAATTGTTATGCTGCAATCAGGAATGCGCGCACCAATGGGCATTAAAGTTAAAGGACCGAACCTCGAAGTCCTAGAAAAGGTCGCCCTCGATCTTGAAGGATACCTAAAACAAGTAGGATCGGTACAGCCGGAAGCCGTCATTGCCGATCGTATTGTAGGTAAACCGTACCTTGAAATAATCATCGACCGTGAGGCCATCGCAAGGCACGGCATCATGCTCTCTCAGGTGCAGGATGTCATAGAAGTCGCAGTAGGCGGAAAGGTTGTGACAACGACAGTTGAAGGTCGTGAGCGCTATCCTGTCAGAGTTCGCTACATGCGAGAACTAAGGGACAACATTCACGGGCTGGGCAATATTTTGGTTAGTGCATCGCGCGGTGAGCAGATACCACTTAGCCAACTGGCGGAAATCAAATATGTGCGCGGCCCGCAAGTAATTAAAAGCGAAGACACCTTTTTAGTGGGCTATGTTCTATTTGATAAAAAACCCGGATTTGCCGAGGTTGATGTGGTCGAACAGGCCCAGACTTTCCTTGATTCTAAAATTAAATCAGGCGAGCTTATCATCCCGCCCGGTGTTTCGTACGAGTTTGCCGGAAGTTACGAAAATCAGATAAGAGCGCAAAAGAAACTGGCATTGATTTTACCACTGGCACTGCTCGTAATCGTGCTGATTCTATATTTACAGTTTAAATCTCTAGCGACTACGTTAATGGTATTCTCCGGTATATTCGTAGCATGGTCAGGAGGATTCCTGATGGTATGGCTGTATGGTCAACCGTGGTTCCTCAATTTTTCGGTATTCGAAACGCCAATGCGCGAACTGTTTCAGGTTGGACCTATCAACCTAAGCGTAGCAATATGGGTAGGTTTCTTAGCATTATTTGGTATTGCCTCGGACGATGGGGTAATCATGGCGACATATCTCGATGAAAGTAAGAAAGATATGCGTACAAATAGCATCGCTGAAATCAGAAAATCCATTATCGAAGGTGCCACACGCAGGATACGCCCGGCTCTAATGACCTCTGCCACAACGATTCTAGCTCTTTTGCCGATTTTGACGTCAACTGGACGCGGCTCTGACATCATGGTTCCAATGGCAATCCCTTCGTTCGGAGGTATGTCCATCGCGATTCTTACCGTGTTTGTTGTGCCAGTACTTTATTGCGGGGTAGAGGAATTAAAATTCAAAAGAATAAGCAAATAA
- a CDS encoding FadR/GntR family transcriptional regulator, with product MIEDKFIEKLFIPVSIGRVSEEVVLQIEAAILDGRLKAGERLPSEREMQSQFGTGRGVIREAIKILKQKGLLEVRKGAKGGAYVRQLEVSNVSESLALFLKQHQVSPETLIEFRESMDRTITTLAIARSSAEEKEALLKEALRFKATLLEPEPDLVAAAEIDRNLNIMLARMAGNELFEWVMHALQMGFSSHDFALYESSSYRSKAANNWSDTARAIAEAEPMKALSFIGLHYALLRQCVDEMNGDAASMVAPFLDDNIEE from the coding sequence ATGATCGAAGATAAATTTATTGAGAAACTTTTTATACCTGTTTCCATTGGCCGAGTGAGTGAGGAAGTTGTCTTACAGATTGAAGCCGCCATACTTGATGGAAGACTCAAGGCTGGCGAGCGGTTGCCCAGTGAACGGGAAATGCAATCCCAGTTCGGAACTGGGCGAGGCGTGATCAGGGAAGCGATCAAGATTCTCAAGCAGAAAGGTCTTCTTGAAGTCCGCAAGGGGGCCAAGGGCGGTGCATATGTCAGACAGTTGGAAGTATCCAATGTATCTGAATCACTGGCTCTTTTCCTGAAACAACATCAGGTTTCCCCTGAAACTCTCATTGAATTTCGCGAAAGCATGGACCGCACAATTACCACTCTGGCAATTGCCCGTTCAAGTGCTGAAGAAAAAGAGGCATTACTTAAGGAAGCTCTGCGCTTTAAGGCTACACTGCTCGAACCAGAGCCTGATTTAGTAGCTGCGGCTGAGATTGACCGTAATCTAAATATAATGCTGGCCCGCATGGCGGGAAACGAACTTTTTGAATGGGTGATGCATGCACTGCAAATGGGATTCAGTTCTCACGATTTTGCATTGTATGAAAGCTCTTCATACCGGTCCAAAGCGGCCAACAACTGGAGCGACACAGCGCGCGCTATTGCAGAAGCCGAGCCGATGAAAGCGTTGTCTTTTATTGGCTTACACTATGCACTACTTCGCCAATGTGTTGATGAAATGAATGGCGATGCAGCCTCGATGGTTGCGCCGTTTCTTGATGATAATATTGAAGAATAA
- a CDS encoding efflux RND transporter periplasmic adaptor subunit — protein MTKFKFGKLGILSVVAIALLAFGAGFWTSSGSNSGNTNPVAEHSDHGLEAEVTAEGEVVWTCSMHPQIQLPSPGKCPLCFMDLIPLEKGGDSGDEAISLRQISLTKQARRLANIVVSPVVKRKVSVETRMVGKVDYDETRMGTITAWAGGRIDKLYIDYTGSSVRKGQAMASIYSPELLTAQAELIQAVKAAEALKDSSLQIVKNTAKRTEQATREKLRLLGLSKAQIANTVKNGKASDHITIYSPMSGIVIKKDVVEGVYVKTGMPIYTIADLSRVWVILEVYESDLPWIKMGMRVGFTTEAYPGKDFEGKVVYIDPVVNEKTRTIRIRLEVPNKKMKLKPGMFVRAVNLAEVAKKGDAGAQLVIPASAPLITGKRAVVYIAVPNKSGVYEGREIVLGPRAGDYYIVKYGLAEGEQVVTNGNFKIDSAVQIIAKPSMMNQESGIKAIDHSQMQTAGTEATPKSSLPPIFVSKVVHLKNSFDRLQEVAKSGNVSESRELYAEFFKSIEAINSSGLKGDVSLAWKEYSMLLRNDAVLGSGAKDKERLHKITAETAKHFMRLDMTFGISALAESIGKVLDTPEEFRIQLGKVFTAYSAFTDSLAADNLQDAHKYAAMISGELKKVNSGLLTGEPHTIWAESIENMNNGLDAIRNSKDIVGVRVGLEPLSYGLTEAVDKLGIVTDTPVYELFCPMAFDFKGAKWLQSDEDIRNPYFGETMLKCGDVERQIKGQ, from the coding sequence ATGACCAAATTTAAATTCGGGAAACTCGGCATATTGTCGGTTGTAGCAATAGCCCTTCTGGCATTCGGAGCCGGATTCTGGACTTCGAGTGGTTCAAATAGTGGTAATACAAACCCTGTTGCCGAGCATTCTGACCATGGACTTGAAGCAGAAGTGACAGCGGAAGGAGAGGTAGTTTGGACCTGCTCCATGCATCCGCAAATTCAATTGCCAAGCCCGGGCAAATGTCCTTTATGTTTTATGGACCTTATCCCCCTCGAAAAAGGTGGTGATTCCGGTGATGAAGCTATCAGCCTTCGCCAGATCAGCCTGACAAAACAAGCGCGTAGACTAGCTAATATTGTTGTAAGTCCCGTTGTTAAACGCAAAGTCAGCGTTGAAACAAGGATGGTCGGAAAAGTAGACTACGATGAAACCCGCATGGGAACCATCACAGCTTGGGCCGGCGGGCGTATTGACAAATTATATATTGATTACACAGGTAGCTCGGTCCGCAAAGGTCAGGCTATGGCTTCCATATACAGTCCAGAACTACTAACCGCTCAGGCTGAACTGATTCAAGCGGTAAAAGCGGCTGAAGCTCTAAAAGACAGCTCCCTTCAAATTGTTAAGAACACCGCAAAACGTACCGAGCAGGCTACGCGCGAAAAGCTCAGACTCCTCGGGCTATCGAAAGCTCAGATTGCAAATACAGTTAAGAATGGTAAGGCTTCCGACCATATCACTATTTATTCTCCCATGAGCGGAATTGTTATTAAAAAGGATGTTGTAGAGGGTGTTTATGTTAAAACAGGAATGCCGATTTACACCATTGCGGACTTATCGCGCGTATGGGTTATTCTGGAAGTATACGAATCGGATCTGCCTTGGATAAAGATGGGAATGCGAGTCGGTTTCACAACTGAAGCTTATCCCGGTAAGGATTTCGAAGGCAAGGTCGTTTATATTGACCCTGTTGTTAATGAAAAAACCAGAACAATCCGCATTAGACTTGAAGTCCCCAATAAAAAGATGAAGCTCAAGCCGGGCATGTTTGTCCGCGCTGTAAATCTGGCGGAAGTAGCTAAAAAAGGCGATGCCGGAGCACAATTGGTAATACCCGCTTCCGCGCCGCTAATTACTGGCAAACGCGCTGTTGTCTACATTGCCGTGCCCAATAAGAGCGGCGTATATGAAGGTCGCGAGATTGTTCTTGGCCCAAGGGCTGGCGACTACTATATCGTTAAATATGGTCTAGCTGAAGGCGAACAGGTCGTTACAAATGGTAACTTTAAAATCGATAGCGCGGTCCAGATTATAGCCAAGCCTTCCATGATGAATCAGGAAAGCGGGATTAAAGCAATTGATCATAGTCAGATGCAGACTGCTGGCACTGAGGCTACTCCAAAGAGCTCGCTTCCCCCTATTTTTGTTTCAAAAGTAGTCCACCTTAAAAACTCATTTGATCGTCTTCAGGAAGTCGCGAAATCAGGCAACGTCAGCGAAAGCCGCGAGCTTTACGCTGAATTCTTTAAGAGCATAGAAGCAATAAATAGCTCAGGCCTTAAAGGTGACGTATCACTCGCGTGGAAAGAATATTCCATGCTCCTGAGGAATGACGCTGTTCTCGGAAGCGGAGCCAAGGACAAAGAAAGACTTCATAAGATCACCGCTGAAACTGCAAAGCACTTTATGCGTCTAGATATGACCTTCGGCATTTCGGCTCTTGCTGAATCTATAGGTAAAGTTCTCGATACCCCTGAAGAGTTCAGAATTCAGCTTGGTAAAGTTTTCACGGCTTATTCAGCGTTTACTGATTCCCTAGCTGCAGATAATCTGCAAGATGCGCATAAGTATGCCGCCATGATTTCAGGTGAACTCAAAAAGGTTAATTCAGGACTACTCACTGGTGAACCTCATACGATTTGGGCTGAATCTATCGAAAACATGAACAACGGTCTGGACGCAATCCGTAACTCTAAAGATATAGTCGGAGTACGCGTTGGTCTGGAGCCGCTATCTTATGGCCTTACTGAGGCGGTAGATAAACTCGGAATCGTAACCGACACCCCTGTATATGAATTATTCTGCCCCATGGCTTTTGACTTCAAAGGCGCTAAGTGGCTGCAAAGTGATGAAGATATTCGCAATCCCTATTTCGGTGAAACAATGCTCAAATGTGGTGATGTAGAACGTCAGATTAAAGGCCAATAA